A genomic stretch from Erysipelothrix sp. HDW6C includes:
- a CDS encoding DivIVA domain-containing protein — protein sequence MSNKHEFRIMRQGYDRFEVDQVVNDLEHENKVMQKQMQIFKKQVETLQEQRDIIKKRYQQLVGEIAVRERAAEEMSRLALREANSIIDNARSNADMIVREAMSTSRQVLVEIARISNESNELRDELKFRIKDLEEAIDGLELPDAPNLNLYSDDQDTSK from the coding sequence ATGTCAAACAAACACGAATTTCGTATTATGCGTCAGGGCTATGATCGCTTTGAAGTGGATCAAGTCGTTAATGATTTAGAGCATGAGAATAAAGTGATGCAAAAACAAATGCAAATCTTTAAGAAACAAGTCGAGACACTTCAAGAACAACGTGATATAATCAAGAAACGCTACCAGCAATTGGTAGGTGAAATAGCAGTTCGAGAACGAGCAGCTGAAGAAATGTCACGATTGGCACTTCGCGAAGCAAACTCAATCATTGATAATGCCCGCTCAAACGCTGATATGATTGTCCGTGAAGCAATGTCGACTTCGCGTCAGGTTCTTGTAGAAATTGCACGAATCTCAAACGAGTCAAATGAGCTCCGAGATGAATTGAAATTTAGAATTAAAGATTTAGAGGAAGCAATCGACGGTCTAGAATTGCCGGATGCTCCAAATTTGAACTTATATAGCGATGACCAAGACACATCAAAATAG
- the ileS gene encoding isoleucine--tRNA ligase produces the protein MDYKDTLLLPKTDFEMRGNLNKKEPLIQQQWDEENLYEAMLKVREEEGAPLFVLHDGPPYANGNIHLGHALNGIQKDLLVRTKHMAGFRTPFRPGWDTHGLPIETAIQKLGVDRKSIPLHEFRALCEKYAREQVAIQMKDFKSLGKIGDYKNPYITLNKDYEATQIRVFAQMALKGMIYKGLKPVYWSPSSETALAEAEIEYYDRKDPAIFIAFDVVDGKGVLDAGDRLVIWTTTPWTIPANLAISVNANMEYVLVKTAKGNLVLMKSLMENALKELELENEGILKSFMGSEIEYVTYKHPLYDRVSPVLNGDHVTDEAGTGCVHTAPDHGAEDFDVCAKYGIKPIGPVDAQGHLNEKTGEFAGMFFEKANKEVTLRLEEEQALLKMGWITHSYAHDWRTKKPIIYRATTQWFASIDGIRQQILDEIASVTWYPAWGEKRMHNMIADRGDWTISRQRAWGVPIPIFYAEDGTPIIDAKVFDHVADLFDEFGSNIWFEKEAKDLLPDGYTHPNSPNGEFTKEKDIMDVWFDSGSSHTAALNHKETPLPVDAYAEGADQYRGWFNSSLIISVALYGIAPYKNVITHGFIKLDGGEKMSKSKSNGLSPNEITSTLGADILRLWVASVDYHSDITMSQDLLKQVSESYRKIRNTFRFMHGNLADFDIERDGIAIEELSLLNRYVLNDAVRINAEAQKSYAQYDYQKATTAVLNSLINTMSSYYLDYTKDILYIEKSDARSRREIQTVIYHTLDIFLKLLSPILVHTSEEMYAIFKPNQGSIHLTKFVAPQDEIVSVQEKADMNELFKLRESVFKALEEKRAEKTIGKSLEAEVHLNLESGFGDKVQAILGEHLAQWFIVSDVKFTNEDLPEVSGYRVGVQKTEGHTCSRCWNVVTTVNTDGLCPRCESVLKG, from the coding sequence ATGGATTACAAAGATACACTATTATTACCCAAAACAGATTTTGAAATGCGCGGGAATCTTAATAAAAAAGAACCCCTGATCCAACAACAATGGGATGAAGAAAATCTCTATGAAGCAATGCTAAAGGTTCGTGAGGAAGAAGGCGCACCCCTTTTTGTGTTGCACGATGGTCCTCCCTATGCAAATGGTAACATCCATTTGGGACATGCGTTGAATGGAATTCAAAAAGATTTATTGGTACGTACAAAACACATGGCAGGATTTAGAACGCCATTCCGTCCGGGATGGGATACACATGGCTTGCCAATCGAAACGGCAATTCAAAAATTAGGTGTTGATCGCAAGTCAATCCCGTTGCATGAGTTCCGTGCTTTATGTGAGAAGTATGCACGCGAGCAAGTTGCAATTCAAATGAAAGATTTTAAATCATTGGGTAAAATTGGTGACTATAAAAATCCATACATCACCTTAAATAAAGACTATGAAGCAACTCAAATTCGTGTTTTTGCGCAAATGGCTCTCAAAGGTATGATCTATAAGGGACTAAAACCAGTCTATTGGTCACCATCCAGCGAAACTGCATTGGCAGAAGCTGAAATTGAATACTATGATCGTAAAGACCCCGCTATCTTTATTGCATTTGATGTTGTAGATGGCAAAGGGGTTCTTGATGCTGGTGACCGTTTGGTCATTTGGACAACGACACCATGGACAATTCCTGCAAACTTAGCAATCTCAGTGAATGCGAATATGGAATATGTTCTTGTTAAGACCGCTAAGGGGAATCTTGTTTTAATGAAGTCCCTTATGGAGAATGCACTCAAAGAACTTGAACTTGAAAACGAAGGCATCCTGAAATCGTTTATGGGTTCGGAAATTGAATATGTTACCTACAAACACCCGTTGTATGATCGTGTATCTCCTGTTTTAAATGGTGATCACGTTACGGATGAAGCGGGTACAGGGTGTGTCCATACGGCACCTGACCATGGAGCGGAAGACTTTGATGTTTGCGCAAAATACGGAATCAAACCAATTGGACCGGTTGATGCACAAGGTCATTTAAACGAGAAAACCGGTGAATTTGCGGGAATGTTCTTTGAAAAGGCGAATAAAGAAGTTACACTTCGTTTGGAAGAAGAACAAGCACTCTTAAAGATGGGTTGGATTACGCATAGTTATGCTCATGACTGGCGCACTAAGAAACCAATTATTTATCGTGCAACCACACAATGGTTTGCATCGATTGATGGCATTCGTCAACAAATTCTTGATGAAATTGCAAGTGTCACATGGTACCCTGCATGGGGTGAAAAGCGCATGCACAACATGATCGCTGATCGTGGTGATTGGACCATTTCACGCCAACGTGCGTGGGGTGTGCCGATTCCAATTTTCTATGCTGAAGATGGAACACCAATCATTGATGCGAAAGTGTTTGATCATGTAGCAGATCTTTTTGATGAATTTGGTTCAAACATTTGGTTTGAAAAAGAAGCCAAAGACCTCCTTCCAGACGGCTATACACATCCGAATTCACCAAATGGTGAATTTACCAAGGAAAAAGATATCATGGATGTATGGTTTGATTCCGGGTCATCACACACAGCAGCATTAAACCACAAGGAAACACCACTTCCGGTGGATGCATATGCAGAGGGGGCTGACCAATATCGCGGATGGTTTAACTCATCACTTATCATTTCAGTTGCGCTCTACGGTATTGCGCCGTATAAAAACGTTATTACACACGGCTTCATCAAATTAGATGGTGGCGAGAAAATGAGTAAGTCAAAATCAAATGGACTCAGTCCTAATGAAATCACAAGCACACTTGGTGCGGATATTCTTCGTCTGTGGGTTGCGAGTGTAGACTATCACTCAGACATTACGATGTCTCAAGATCTCTTGAAACAAGTCAGCGAATCCTACCGAAAAATTCGAAACACATTCCGATTTATGCATGGAAACTTGGCAGATTTTGATATTGAACGTGATGGTATTGCGATTGAAGAACTTTCACTCCTCAACCGATATGTCCTTAACGATGCAGTGCGCATCAATGCTGAAGCACAAAAATCATACGCACAATACGACTATCAAAAAGCAACAACTGCAGTCTTGAATTCCCTTATTAATACAATGTCATCGTACTATCTCGATTATACGAAAGACATCCTTTATATTGAGAAATCAGATGCACGCAGTCGTCGCGAGATTCAAACGGTTATCTATCATACTTTAGATATCTTCCTCAAACTCTTGTCACCAATCTTGGTTCATACAAGCGAGGAAATGTACGCAATCTTCAAACCAAACCAAGGCAGCATCCATCTGACAAAATTTGTGGCACCTCAGGATGAGATTGTAAGTGTCCAAGAAAAAGCAGACATGAACGAACTCTTCAAATTGCGTGAATCTGTGTTTAAAGCATTGGAAGAAAAACGTGCTGAGAAAACAATTGGAAAATCGTTGGAGGCTGAAGTTCATTTAAACCTCGAATCTGGCTTTGGTGATAAAGTTCAAGCAATTCTTGGTGAACATCTTGCCCAATGGTTTATTGTTTCTGATGTTAAATTCACAAACGAAGACCTTCCTGAAGTTTCAGGATATAGAGTGGGTGTCCAAAAGACAGAAGGTCACACATGTTCGCGTTGCTGGAATGTTGTAACGACTGTAAATACAGACGGCCTATGTCCACGTTGTGAATCGGTTTTAAAGGGATAA
- a CDS encoding zinc dependent phospholipase C family protein, whose product MALDVYNKLEMSAVQKAIEKHPKAYLLGSNGPDILFYYKVLPWQDQKLNKHVAGYGNAVHETHINDFFREAVRFVGDMKDPERQDILISYLAGHFLHWSLDSLAHPFIFYRSGEIAGATKFWHYRYESMIDALMITYVKKRDMNSLKAIRFVDVSASERRVIASFYQMMLARVFHIDTEPEVIDEAIASFKKALGFLYDPHNVKTSAIKAYENKFLEPWALSSHIVNANIDAEYDVLNLKHDVWSNPTDINDTSTLSFVDLYDYSIKLGLLLLDRFDDALLGDAVNFDEILNDCQYDTGRPVGIKMKFYNSIYNK is encoded by the coding sequence ATGGCTCTCGATGTTTATAATAAACTTGAGATGTCAGCGGTTCAAAAAGCGATTGAGAAACATCCGAAAGCGTACTTGCTTGGGAGTAATGGACCGGACATTTTGTTCTACTACAAAGTTCTGCCTTGGCAAGACCAAAAGCTGAATAAACACGTCGCTGGCTACGGAAATGCGGTGCACGAAACTCACATCAATGACTTCTTTAGGGAAGCGGTGAGATTTGTAGGGGATATGAAAGACCCAGAACGCCAAGATATTTTGATTTCTTATCTTGCGGGTCATTTCTTACACTGGTCACTTGATTCATTAGCACACCCTTTTATCTTCTATAGAAGTGGTGAAATTGCTGGAGCTACAAAGTTTTGGCACTATCGTTACGAATCAATGATAGACGCACTTATGATTACCTATGTTAAGAAACGCGATATGAACAGTTTGAAGGCTATACGCTTCGTGGATGTATCTGCGAGTGAACGCCGTGTTATTGCATCGTTTTATCAAATGATGTTGGCTCGTGTATTTCACATTGATACCGAACCAGAAGTTATTGATGAAGCAATTGCTTCATTCAAAAAAGCATTAGGATTTCTGTATGATCCCCATAACGTCAAGACATCGGCAATTAAAGCCTACGAAAATAAGTTCTTGGAGCCTTGGGCATTATCAAGTCATATCGTCAATGCAAACATTGACGCAGAATACGATGTTTTGAACTTAAAACACGATGTATGGTCAAATCCAACAGACATCAACGACACATCAACACTATCGTTTGTTGACTTGTATGATTATTCCATTAAATTGGGGTTACTCTTACTCGATCGATTCGATGATGCCTTGCTGGGCGATGCCGTTAACTTTGACGAAATCTTAAATGATTGTCAGTACGATACAGGGCGACCTGTTGGCATCAAAATGAAGTTTTACAATTCAATTTACAACAAATAA
- a CDS encoding cell division protein SepF, whose amino-acid sequence MSFKDKLKNILTPVEDEYLEFSDEEAESLSDYETSGSKSASKLPTDTKMVLFEPRSFEESEEVARYLKEKRAAVVNLHRLQRDYAQRTIDFLTGVVFALDGTIQKIGHNVILCTPRTIGVQGEISMNLEDLDS is encoded by the coding sequence ATGAGCTTTAAAGACAAATTAAAAAATATTTTAACACCAGTAGAAGATGAGTATCTTGAGTTCTCCGACGAGGAGGCAGAAAGTTTGAGTGATTATGAAACATCAGGTTCCAAATCAGCATCCAAGCTTCCAACCGATACAAAGATGGTACTTTTTGAGCCTCGCTCATTTGAGGAATCGGAAGAAGTTGCACGTTATCTAAAAGAAAAACGTGCTGCAGTTGTTAATCTTCACCGTTTACAACGTGATTATGCACAACGCACCATTGATTTCCTTACTGGGGTAGTGTTTGCGCTAGATGGCACAATCCAAAAGATTGGACATAACGTCATTCTCTGTACACCACGTACAATTGGGGTACAAGGGGAAATTAGCATGAACCTGGAAGACCTTGATTCCTAA
- the hpf gene encoding ribosome hibernation-promoting factor, HPF/YfiA family codes for MLINIHGKNVEITDAMHAAVEDKLEFLHKYFEIDDSWRANVVVNTYPAGAKVEVTITSKFSPLRAEVMNEDFYAALDKVVHKLEDQIRRHKTRLSKRNREGLSQAFVSMIDDYEAKPEAADEAQLVRTKTVVAESMNLNDAVLDMEMLGHTFFIYTDDETNEIAVVYKRLDGDYGLLEVEREND; via the coding sequence ATGTTAATCAATATCCATGGAAAAAATGTAGAAATTACAGACGCAATGCATGCAGCAGTTGAAGACAAACTTGAGTTCTTACACAAGTATTTCGAAATTGATGATTCATGGCGTGCAAATGTTGTCGTTAATACATATCCAGCTGGAGCCAAAGTAGAAGTTACGATTACTTCGAAATTTAGCCCACTACGTGCAGAAGTGATGAACGAAGATTTCTATGCAGCTTTGGATAAAGTTGTTCATAAACTTGAAGATCAAATTCGTCGTCACAAAACACGTCTCTCAAAACGTAACCGCGAAGGTTTATCACAAGCATTCGTATCGATGATTGATGATTACGAAGCAAAACCGGAAGCAGCTGATGAAGCACAATTGGTTCGTACAAAGACAGTTGTCGCAGAATCAATGAACCTTAATGACGCAGTATTAGACATGGAAATGTTGGGACACACATTCTTTATTTATACCGATGATGAAACCAACGAAATTGCAGTTGTTTACAAGCGTCTTGACGGTGATTATGGGTTACTTGAAGTTGAAAGAGAAAATGATTAA
- a CDS encoding RNA methyltransferase yields the protein MRITSLQNDTIKMLVKLGSKKNRDASGMFLVEGEHLLQEAKASGLLEKSIGIGTDYDFEITEHIAEKLSTTKSGSTVFGLVRKPDYKHVKGSRYLLCDGIQDPGNLGTMIRTAHSFGFDALYLSESCVDEYNDKVIRATQGALFHIPVLRGNLVEMIKELQSDGVRVYSTYLGNDTVGLASLDAPKLAIVMGSEGNGVSDSVVQASNGTVKIETSQFESLNVAIATGIVCYALRK from the coding sequence ATGAGAATAACATCGCTACAAAACGATACAATTAAGATGCTTGTAAAACTGGGCTCAAAAAAGAATCGCGATGCCAGTGGTATGTTTCTTGTTGAAGGAGAACACCTTCTGCAAGAAGCAAAAGCATCGGGACTTCTTGAAAAGAGTATTGGTATCGGGACGGATTATGATTTTGAAATTACCGAACATATTGCTGAAAAGCTCTCAACAACAAAGTCTGGTTCAACTGTTTTCGGATTGGTACGAAAACCAGATTACAAACACGTAAAAGGATCACGTTATCTTCTTTGTGATGGAATTCAGGACCCTGGAAATCTTGGGACAATGATTCGTACTGCCCACAGTTTTGGTTTTGATGCCCTGTATTTATCAGAGTCTTGTGTTGACGAGTATAACGACAAAGTTATTCGAGCAACACAGGGGGCGTTATTTCATATTCCGGTTTTGCGCGGAAATCTTGTCGAGATGATTAAAGAGTTACAAAGTGATGGCGTTCGTGTTTACAGTACTTATCTGGGCAACGATACTGTGGGACTTGCTTCCCTGGATGCTCCCAAATTAGCAATTGTAATGGGTTCAGAAGGAAATGGTGTTTCCGACAGTGTTGTTCAAGCATCGAATGGTACCGTAAAGATTGAAACATCGCAATTTGAATCACTCAATGTTGCAATCGCAACAGGTATTGTATGTTACGCTTTGCGTAAGTAA
- a CDS encoding N-acetyltransferase — MKLQEFTPQDLEGYITLATKFHSGPASFTAPDVAIFERNFDYIVNHDSAFGWFIYEEGYVCGYVLCSMMYSTEVGGLSLWVEELSVEDGFQGKGIGSKTLNSLIEMFPEVKRFRLEVAPSNESAKKLYKRLGYDFIAYEQMIIDR, encoded by the coding sequence ATGAAACTACAAGAATTTACACCCCAGGATTTGGAAGGGTATATTACGCTCGCCACAAAATTTCACAGTGGCCCAGCAAGTTTTACGGCACCCGATGTTGCGATATTTGAACGAAATTTTGATTATATCGTGAATCACGATTCCGCCTTCGGATGGTTTATTTACGAAGAAGGTTATGTTTGTGGCTATGTGCTATGCTCAATGATGTATTCGACTGAAGTTGGTGGACTGTCACTGTGGGTTGAAGAACTCAGTGTTGAAGATGGTTTTCAAGGAAAGGGCATTGGAAGTAAGACATTGAATAGTCTTATTGAAATGTTCCCAGAAGTGAAACGTTTCCGTCTTGAAGTTGCACCATCAAATGAGAGTGCAAAGAAACTCTACAAACGTTTGGGCTACGATTTTATTGCCTACGAACAAATGATTATTGATCGTTAG